A genomic segment from Alistipes senegalensis JC50 encodes:
- a CDS encoding sulfatase has product MNSSLFTPVSSCLLLCTSQAGMPCRAADLPGRNDPRPNVVLIYVDDMGYGDLSCYGHPTIRTPHIDRLAAEGVKMNSFYAPAAVSSPSRAGLLTARYPVRSGMYGDRESVLFPDTPRGLPEEEVTLADVMREAGYATALIGKWHQGHAHPYLPDDNGFDYFYGLYSPNNYRTLPFMENETVLQEHADRSNLTQMYTERAREYIREHRDEPFFLFLSHAYPHLPVMASKQFEHASRAGRYGDAVEELDWSVGEVMKCLRENGLDENTLVIFTSDNGPAIKFTPNNGGSAGHLRGGKGSGWEGGFRVPGIFRFPADIPAGSVCMEIGTQLDLLPTIASLCGAKVPEDRPIDGVDLRPMLTGKQQSVRSEFAYYRGSRLAALRKGRHKAIFEVPGDWYTQTPYLQDTARVELLIFDLDLDPGEKRNIAPKRPELVEKFMQLRRKYMREVNVAPSINDERPFGSHNT; this is encoded by the coding sequence ATGAATTCAAGTTTGTTTACTCCGGTTTCATCCTGTCTGCTGCTCTGTACGTCGCAGGCCGGCATGCCGTGTCGTGCCGCCGATCTTCCCGGGCGGAACGATCCGCGTCCCAACGTCGTCCTGATCTATGTCGACGATATGGGTTACGGTGATTTGAGCTGTTACGGCCATCCTACCATCCGAACTCCGCACATCGACCGCTTGGCGGCCGAAGGGGTGAAGATGAATTCTTTCTATGCGCCTGCGGCGGTGTCATCGCCTTCACGGGCGGGACTGCTCACGGCGCGCTATCCGGTGCGTTCAGGTATGTATGGCGACCGTGAGAGCGTGCTTTTTCCCGATACTCCGCGGGGACTTCCTGAAGAGGAGGTCACCCTCGCCGATGTGATGCGTGAAGCGGGTTACGCGACGGCACTCATCGGCAAGTGGCATCAGGGACATGCGCATCCTTACCTGCCCGACGACAACGGGTTCGACTATTTCTATGGTCTCTATTCGCCTAACAATTACCGGACGCTTCCTTTCATGGAGAACGAGACGGTGCTTCAGGAACATGCCGACCGGTCCAATCTGACGCAGATGTATACCGAGCGGGCCCGGGAATATATCCGGGAACACCGCGACGAACCTTTCTTTCTTTTCTTGTCGCATGCCTATCCGCATCTGCCGGTCATGGCTTCGAAGCAGTTCGAGCATGCCAGCCGCGCCGGACGCTACGGCGATGCTGTGGAGGAGCTCGATTGGAGTGTGGGCGAGGTAATGAAATGTCTGCGCGAGAACGGTTTGGACGAGAATACGCTGGTGATCTTTACCAGCGATAACGGTCCGGCCATCAAATTCACGCCCAACAATGGCGGCAGCGCAGGCCACCTGCGCGGCGGCAAGGGCAGTGGCTGGGAAGGAGGATTCCGCGTACCGGGGATTTTCCGTTTCCCGGCAGATATTCCGGCCGGAAGTGTCTGCATGGAGATCGGCACCCAGCTCGACTTACTGCCGACCATTGCTTCGCTGTGCGGTGCGAAAGTTCCGGAGGACCGCCCTATCGACGGAGTGGATCTGAGGCCGATGCTGACCGGAAAGCAGCAGTCCGTCCGTAGTGAATTCGCTTATTACCGGGGCAGCCGTCTGGCAGCCTTGCGTAAGGGCCGGCACAAGGCGATCTTCGAAGTGCCGGGTGATTGGTATACCCAGACGCCTTATTTGCAGGATACGGCTCGGGTCGAATTGCTGATTTTCGACCTGGACCTGGACCCGGGTGAGAAACGGAACATCGCTCCTAAGCGTCCGGAACTGGTGGAGAAGTTCATGCAGCTGCGCCGGAAATACATGCGTGAGGTGAATGTCGCACCCTCGATCAATGACGAACGTCCGTTCGGGTCGCACAATACCTGA
- a CDS encoding SusC/RagA family TonB-linked outer membrane protein: MVKFTKAALRVAFLSLLMVLPLWAGAQEGPLFKVTGKVTDNAGEPVIGASVVVVGTTRGVSTDLLGAYTIEVRRGESLRFSYLGMTDQTIVVHAQKTIDVTLQSEALNVEQVVVVGYGVQKKESVVGAITQVKGERLQSTGGMTSLSSALNGLVPGLTALSSSGKPGEEEAQILIRGMSSWTSSAPLILVDGIERRMEDVDVNEIESMSVLKDASATAVYGVRGGNGVILITTKRGVEGKMSLNVYAHTTLKTISKIPTLLSSYEGRVARNFAVENALGAKPELWSYITTMNELKKFRSGSDPYLYPNVDWQNETLKKFAWSHKAGVDISGGTKFVKYYGFLSYLYDGDILRGRDFGQGYVPKNDFQRINVRSNFDFQITPSTVVSADIDVVVGQERTVGANATTLWKGVWRKAPDEYPVRYEDGTFGNDKAKTDTENTVEVLNYSGQNVEVRTDANASLKLKQNLGMLVKGLSLNAIANFRNYYTSTGPNISGDRALTKYVDPRTGAVTWNYPGTYNSATHGFDYYPNQVKVSTSTADKQVYQDQLYQVSLNFKRSFGEGHDVTGLLLFKRQQYAKGSAFASYREEWAARVTYGFKNRYLFEANGAYNGSEKFGPGNKFGFFPSVAGGWVISNEKFFRERVKFVDFLKVRYSWGIVGSDEGIAKWLYSTQWAKKNNEGVFGYPIGQAPNFSSAEVKVIGNPDAQWETAYKNDVALETTLFNGMWKLGFDYYWGRRTNIFISGDQRAVPPWFGASAVSANIGETKNSGWELETTVRGNIGTDWSYQVGGSVSYAKNEVVFREDPELAPDYQKKAGKPINQPTGIPGTGIIQSWDDIYTHVGVDNMTGYVPGNYALLDYNGDGVVDGQDNVPCDYNHYPLYSFSLNLFVGWKNLSLSALLVGQTDVSRQNTYEEFPSPSYSTAIDRDTWENMWIPGYNDSGSIRHISFMNSNRSLYASQLQRADGTLWRLQSAELSYTFNGPKLKKTGIQSIRLYLAGNNLWLYSHMSDDREANATRAKESHSAQYPKLKRYTFGVNIKF; the protein is encoded by the coding sequence ATGGTAAAATTTACGAAAGCTGCTTTACGTGTCGCTTTTCTGTCGTTGCTGATGGTCCTGCCGTTGTGGGCGGGGGCGCAGGAAGGGCCGTTGTTCAAGGTGACAGGCAAAGTTACCGATAATGCGGGAGAACCGGTTATCGGCGCATCAGTGGTTGTGGTCGGTACTACGCGGGGCGTCTCTACGGACCTGCTCGGCGCCTATACGATCGAGGTCAGGCGCGGCGAGTCGCTGCGGTTCAGCTATCTCGGAATGACCGATCAGACGATCGTCGTACATGCTCAAAAGACCATCGATGTCACGCTTCAATCCGAGGCTCTCAATGTCGAGCAGGTCGTGGTGGTCGGTTACGGCGTGCAGAAAAAAGAGAGCGTGGTAGGCGCCATCACCCAGGTCAAGGGCGAACGACTTCAAAGCACGGGCGGCATGACATCGCTTTCGAGCGCCTTGAACGGACTGGTTCCGGGACTCACGGCCCTTTCGTCGAGCGGCAAACCGGGCGAAGAGGAGGCGCAGATTCTCATCCGCGGCATGTCGTCGTGGACCAGTTCGGCACCGTTGATTCTGGTGGATGGCATTGAGCGCCGCATGGAGGATGTAGACGTGAACGAGATCGAGTCGATGTCGGTGCTGAAGGACGCTTCGGCTACGGCAGTTTACGGCGTGCGGGGCGGCAACGGTGTCATCCTCATCACGACCAAGCGCGGCGTGGAAGGAAAGATGAGCCTGAACGTCTACGCACATACCACGCTGAAAACCATTTCGAAGATCCCGACGCTGCTCTCTTCCTATGAGGGGCGCGTGGCGCGGAACTTCGCCGTTGAAAATGCGTTGGGAGCCAAACCCGAGTTGTGGTCCTATATTACGACGATGAACGAACTGAAAAAATTCCGTTCGGGTTCCGATCCCTACCTCTATCCCAATGTGGACTGGCAGAACGAGACGCTCAAAAAGTTCGCCTGGTCGCACAAAGCCGGTGTGGATATCAGCGGCGGTACCAAATTCGTGAAATATTACGGATTCCTTTCGTATCTCTACGACGGAGATATTCTCCGCGGCCGGGATTTCGGGCAGGGATATGTTCCCAAGAACGATTTTCAACGTATCAATGTACGCAGTAATTTCGACTTTCAGATAACCCCTTCGACAGTGGTCAGTGCCGATATCGACGTGGTCGTCGGGCAGGAGCGCACCGTGGGCGCCAATGCCACCACTTTGTGGAAGGGCGTATGGCGCAAGGCTCCCGACGAATATCCGGTCCGTTACGAGGACGGTACTTTCGGCAACGACAAGGCCAAGACCGATACGGAAAACACCGTGGAGGTGCTCAACTATTCGGGACAGAACGTAGAGGTGCGGACCGATGCCAACGCTTCGCTCAAACTTAAACAGAATCTGGGTATGTTGGTGAAGGGGCTTTCGCTCAACGCCATCGCCAATTTCCGCAACTATTACACCTCCACGGGACCCAATATTTCGGGGGATCGCGCGCTGACCAAGTACGTCGATCCGCGTACGGGAGCCGTTACATGGAACTATCCGGGAACTTACAACAGTGCTACCCACGGGTTCGATTACTATCCCAATCAGGTGAAAGTAAGCACCTCGACAGCCGATAAGCAAGTCTATCAAGATCAGCTCTATCAGGTTTCGCTCAACTTCAAACGTTCTTTCGGCGAGGGGCATGACGTGACGGGGCTGTTGCTTTTCAAACGCCAGCAGTATGCCAAGGGCAGTGCATTCGCTTCGTACCGCGAGGAGTGGGCGGCGCGTGTGACCTACGGATTCAAAAACCGTTATCTGTTCGAGGCTAACGGCGCCTACAACGGTTCGGAGAAATTCGGTCCGGGCAACAAGTTCGGGTTCTTTCCTTCGGTGGCCGGCGGCTGGGTCATTTCGAATGAAAAGTTCTTTCGGGAACGCGTGAAATTCGTTGACTTCCTGAAAGTACGTTATTCATGGGGTATCGTTGGCAGCGACGAGGGTATCGCCAAATGGCTTTATTCGACCCAGTGGGCCAAAAAGAACAACGAAGGCGTTTTTGGCTATCCGATCGGACAGGCTCCGAATTTTTCGAGCGCTGAAGTGAAGGTGATCGGAAATCCCGACGCCCAGTGGGAGACCGCTTATAAGAACGATGTCGCTTTGGAAACCACGTTGTTCAACGGCATGTGGAAACTCGGATTTGACTATTACTGGGGCCGCCGTACCAATATCTTCATCAGCGGGGATCAGCGGGCCGTACCGCCCTGGTTCGGTGCGTCCGCAGTCTCGGCCAATATCGGCGAGACCAAAAACAGCGGTTGGGAGTTGGAAACCACGGTTCGCGGCAACATAGGCACGGACTGGTCGTATCAGGTCGGAGGTTCCGTCTCCTATGCCAAAAACGAGGTTGTTTTCCGCGAAGATCCCGAACTGGCGCCCGATTATCAGAAAAAGGCCGGCAAGCCGATCAACCAGCCTACGGGAATTCCCGGAACGGGTATCATCCAGAGTTGGGACGACATCTATACTCATGTGGGTGTGGACAATATGACCGGGTACGTGCCGGGCAACTACGCCCTGCTGGACTATAACGGCGACGGTGTGGTGGATGGTCAGGACAATGTCCCCTGCGATTACAACCACTATCCGCTTTATTCGTTTTCTCTCAACCTTTTCGTAGGCTGGAAGAATCTCTCTCTTTCGGCGCTGCTGGTGGGGCAGACTGACGTTTCGCGTCAGAATACCTATGAAGAGTTCCCCTCGCCCTCTTATTCGACGGCCATCGACCGCGATACGTGGGAGAATATGTGGATTCCCGGTTATAACGACAGCGGTTCGATCCGACATATATCGTTCATGAATTCGAACCGTTCGCTCTATGCGTCGCAACTCCAACGTGCGGACGGAACCCTGTGGCGGCTGCAATCGGCCGAGCTGAGCTATACTTTCAACGGGCCTAAACTCAAAAAGACCGGCATCCAGTCGATCCGTCTCTATCTGGCCGGCAACAACCTCTGGCTTTACTCCCACATGAGCGACGACCGCGAGGCCAATGCCACCCGTGCCAAGGAGAGCCATTCCGCCCAGTATCCCAAACTGAAACGCTACACGTTCGGTGTAAACATCAAATTTTAA
- a CDS encoding RagB/SusD family nutrient uptake outer membrane protein, giving the protein MKKILLLLLAAPLLFSCEDYLERTQKSDLDEEQIFGSYQNFTGFIDNLYGKKLVRYIDQANCACLDMGDDVYGSKDFIASQTFPQGNYWWIWTNTWQNMITESSSGGNYGFWNGWEQIRICNQGFKNLHLLVGATDEQVRLIKGQLHFFRAWYHFELARLWGGLPYIDRFLEPSDNMRFPRLSFKETLLRIIDDLNEAAECLPVDWNQTQQGIAASDAYLGRATRGAALALKARAYLYAASPLTTRIEKGVAEYDPELCEEAAKAAYEVIKLADQGVYKLVEWKDYSKNFINNTTEQRVVYTKEYIWFKLTTARGNSQLVRIGNIHNSQRFEGKGQVTAATQNMVDMYETKKGLPIDDPDSEYDPMNPWADRDPRLLQTILVDGVKWVATSNISPAADAYVQLYSTGGSGAGNGKDMNSGSGSLTGYLIRKYIPYKANKFDKQTANYQFGIPYIRLAEMYLIYAEAINEVCPSPTAVPSWAPLSAVEAVNIVRRRVKLPIDEDVAKPCELYTYGGESLPDVAAKFTADRETFRKRIWNERSVELAYEGHRWYDIRRWYVAHLPEYKIRYKGVFDKQHTYFRKEVVCNGVFDQKHYWLPFKRTDVQQYEGFTQNPGWN; this is encoded by the coding sequence ATGAAAAAGATACTATTACTGTTGCTTGCTGCCCCGCTGCTCTTTTCCTGCGAGGATTATTTGGAGCGGACGCAAAAATCGGACTTGGACGAAGAGCAGATTTTCGGCAGTTACCAGAATTTTACGGGATTCATCGACAATCTCTACGGGAAAAAACTCGTGCGTTATATCGACCAGGCTAATTGTGCGTGCCTCGATATGGGCGACGACGTTTATGGCTCGAAGGATTTCATCGCTTCGCAGACCTTTCCGCAGGGTAATTACTGGTGGATCTGGACCAATACGTGGCAGAATATGATTACCGAATCCTCGTCCGGCGGCAACTACGGTTTCTGGAACGGCTGGGAACAGATCCGTATCTGCAACCAGGGTTTCAAGAATCTGCACCTGTTGGTGGGCGCCACCGACGAACAGGTCCGGCTCATCAAGGGACAGCTCCATTTCTTCCGGGCTTGGTACCATTTCGAACTTGCCCGCCTTTGGGGAGGGCTTCCCTATATCGACCGTTTTTTGGAGCCGAGCGACAACATGCGCTTTCCGCGACTGTCGTTCAAGGAGACGCTTCTGCGTATTATCGACGATCTGAACGAGGCTGCGGAGTGTCTGCCCGTCGATTGGAATCAGACCCAGCAGGGGATTGCAGCTTCCGACGCCTATCTGGGGCGTGCGACCCGGGGCGCGGCGCTTGCGCTCAAAGCGCGAGCCTATCTTTATGCTGCGAGTCCGCTTACGACCCGCATCGAAAAAGGGGTGGCTGAATATGATCCTGAATTGTGTGAAGAGGCTGCCAAAGCCGCTTATGAGGTCATCAAGCTGGCCGATCAGGGTGTTTACAAACTGGTGGAGTGGAAGGATTATTCCAAAAATTTCATCAATAATACGACGGAGCAGCGTGTGGTTTACACCAAGGAGTATATTTGGTTCAAACTCACCACTGCACGCGGCAATAGTCAGTTGGTGCGTATCGGCAATATCCATAATTCGCAGCGTTTCGAGGGTAAGGGACAGGTGACGGCCGCCACGCAGAACATGGTGGATATGTACGAAACGAAGAAAGGGCTTCCGATCGACGATCCCGACAGCGAGTACGATCCCATGAATCCGTGGGCCGACCGCGATCCGCGTCTGTTGCAGACGATTTTGGTCGACGGTGTCAAGTGGGTGGCTACAAGCAATATATCACCTGCGGCGGATGCCTATGTGCAGCTTTATTCGACGGGCGGCTCGGGTGCCGGGAACGGTAAGGACATGAATTCCGGTTCAGGATCACTGACCGGATACCTGATCCGCAAATACATTCCCTACAAGGCCAATAAGTTTGATAAACAGACCGCGAACTACCAGTTCGGCATTCCTTATATCCGGCTTGCCGAGATGTACCTGATTTATGCCGAAGCAATCAACGAAGTCTGTCCATCGCCGACTGCTGTTCCTTCTTGGGCGCCCCTAAGCGCTGTTGAGGCTGTGAACATCGTCCGCCGCCGTGTGAAACTGCCTATCGACGAGGATGTCGCCAAGCCCTGTGAACTCTATACCTACGGCGGCGAATCGCTGCCCGACGTGGCCGCGAAATTCACGGCCGACCGCGAGACCTTCCGCAAGCGGATCTGGAATGAACGTTCCGTGGAACTGGCTTACGAGGGACACCGCTGGTACGACATCCGCCGTTGGTACGTGGCGCACCTGCCCGAATACAAGATCCGCTACAAGGGCGTATTCGACAAGCAGCACACGTATTTCAGAAAAGAAGTGGTTTGCAACGGCGTATTCGACCAGAAGCACTACTGGCTTCCCTTCAAACGCACCGATGTACAGCAGTATGAAGGCTTTACGCAGAATCCGGGTTGGAACTAA
- a CDS encoding SusC/RagA family TonB-linked outer membrane protein, whose translation MKIKIIIMCFLLLASGLFQPVSAQRKQRKQQPVQITLSSRIVGAGGQPVVGALVYTNEGKTVSRSDRSGAFAVKAEPQEMVLIEADGYEPMTVAAADINKGSVMLTASAYQSGKSDEVDVPFVPLKRRNVIGAVDQVNVDKLRDTYYADDWLSYLQTSGTGIFDAANIRYAGNVVVIDGMMKGDEGLSFADYLSPDEIESISVLKDASSRILYGGTGQGVINIRTKRGTPLKNYLNVRYEYSLARPIKYPDYMGAADYMTLYNEARRNDGLTDRYDGMTIQNTRIGFDPVQYPDVDFYNRDFLRNVKQSHKAAVEVGGGNRIASYYFLLGYDYDKSLQKLGEAADEGDNTFRARGNVDVKITDYLRAKVDMTVVLNSNYVSKGDFWSMASTRRPNQFAFLIPIDRVAAEDMDLVEEARQQKSLIDGKYLLAGDHVYTTNVYGDKVLAGYDKLTNRAANVNIGFDVDLKGITPGLTFSTYGGIDNNNVYMISQTNKYAVYTPLFEISTTSDVDRIHLTKQGENNFVGAQSIGKVDMNRKIAWYNVLNYSRVFGGEHDVNVTATHRMSSYVTQGQIYSKKQLDYALRANYMYRNRYIAEVGLAAIASPFLPADHRWGVASSYALGWIVSEEKIMRNSGIDFLKIKASFSNLKSDPTDYNLSRDTYKIGNKHTYNDGSNSNNFLPVVLGNPNLTFADVYELNAGFEMALLKRSLYAEVNYFQRRKTGLIARTVNEYMGVVGGSDFIMSRNYGISEGRGFEISLAYNKRFDPDWSLSVKAGMVYYSAKNMKIDELNYGPGLEYNQKTDKSLSALWGYVADGFYTQEEIDRINDPADKTLAKPSFGTVRAGDLKYRDLNSDGVINDRDQKVIGDSRSTCDYRFALTLRWRNFSFYAQMRAQTGGSQFLSGDYYRVSGEMKYPSYLMKARWAYDSERGIDTRSTATYPRLSTTGNVHNFQNSTFWVSATGFFKIPVVQLTYHLSERVARKIGMKSPNVYFRANNLLTLAPEKEKLLLNIGAEPAYTWFALGFKANF comes from the coding sequence ATGAAAATCAAGATTATAATCATGTGTTTCCTTTTGCTGGCGTCAGGCCTTTTCCAGCCTGTATCGGCCCAACGGAAGCAGCGGAAACAGCAACCGGTACAGATCACGCTCTCGTCGAGAATCGTCGGGGCGGGGGGACAGCCGGTCGTCGGAGCCCTCGTCTACACCAACGAAGGCAAGACTGTCTCCCGGAGCGACCGGTCCGGGGCCTTTGCCGTGAAGGCGGAGCCGCAGGAAATGGTGCTTATCGAGGCTGACGGGTACGAACCGATGACGGTTGCGGCTGCCGACATCAACAAAGGTTCCGTCATGCTCACTGCCAGTGCTTACCAATCCGGAAAAAGCGATGAAGTGGATGTGCCGTTCGTGCCCCTCAAACGTCGCAATGTCATTGGCGCCGTGGATCAGGTGAATGTCGACAAACTTCGCGACACCTACTATGCCGACGATTGGCTGAGCTATCTCCAGACCTCCGGAACCGGTATTTTCGATGCCGCCAATATCCGTTATGCGGGTAACGTGGTCGTGATCGACGGCATGATGAAGGGAGACGAAGGACTTTCGTTCGCCGACTATCTTTCTCCCGACGAGATCGAGTCGATCAGCGTGCTGAAGGATGCCTCGTCGCGGATTCTCTACGGAGGCACCGGCCAGGGCGTCATCAACATCCGCACCAAGCGCGGTACGCCGCTGAAGAACTACCTGAACGTGCGTTATGAGTATTCGCTGGCGCGGCCGATCAAATATCCCGATTATATGGGGGCCGCCGACTATATGACCCTCTATAATGAAGCGCGTCGCAACGACGGACTGACGGATCGTTACGACGGGATGACGATTCAGAATACACGGATCGGATTCGACCCTGTGCAGTATCCCGACGTGGATTTTTACAACCGCGATTTCCTGCGTAACGTGAAACAGTCGCACAAGGCGGCCGTCGAAGTAGGCGGTGGCAACCGGATCGCATCGTACTATTTCTTGTTGGGTTACGACTATGACAAGTCGTTGCAAAAACTGGGCGAAGCGGCCGACGAGGGCGACAATACGTTCCGTGCTCGTGGTAACGTGGATGTGAAGATCACCGACTACCTGCGTGCCAAGGTCGATATGACCGTCGTGCTCAACAGCAATTACGTTTCCAAGGGTGATTTCTGGTCGATGGCCTCCACGCGACGTCCCAACCAGTTTGCGTTCTTGATTCCGATCGACCGGGTTGCAGCCGAGGATATGGACCTGGTGGAGGAGGCCCGCCAACAAAAATCGCTTATCGACGGCAAATATCTGCTTGCCGGAGACCATGTCTACACCACTAATGTTTACGGCGATAAGGTGCTTGCTGGTTACGACAAGCTCACGAATCGGGCGGCCAATGTCAACATCGGCTTTGACGTGGACCTGAAAGGTATCACGCCGGGCCTGACGTTCAGTACCTATGGTGGTATCGACAACAACAATGTCTACATGATTTCGCAGACCAACAAGTATGCGGTCTATACTCCTTTGTTCGAGATCAGCACGACGAGCGACGTGGACCGGATTCACCTGACCAAGCAGGGCGAGAACAATTTCGTCGGGGCGCAGTCCATCGGCAAGGTGGACATGAACCGCAAGATCGCTTGGTACAACGTGCTCAATTACAGCCGGGTCTTCGGCGGTGAACACGATGTGAACGTTACGGCTACGCACCGCATGAGCAGTTATGTGACCCAAGGGCAGATCTATTCCAAAAAACAACTGGACTATGCCCTGCGTGCGAATTACATGTACCGGAATCGCTACATCGCGGAGGTGGGCCTCGCGGCTATCGCTTCGCCCTTCCTTCCGGCCGATCACCGTTGGGGCGTGGCCAGCAGCTATGCGTTGGGGTGGATCGTTTCCGAGGAGAAGATCATGCGCAACAGCGGTATTGATTTCCTGAAAATAAAGGCGAGCTTCTCCAACCTCAAATCCGATCCCACCGACTACAACCTTTCGCGCGATACTTACAAAATCGGTAATAAGCACACTTACAACGACGGTTCGAACAGCAATAACTTCCTGCCCGTCGTGCTGGGAAATCCCAATCTGACGTTTGCCGACGTCTATGAGTTGAATGCCGGTTTCGAAATGGCTCTGCTGAAACGTTCGCTCTATGCTGAAGTGAACTATTTTCAGCGTCGCAAGACGGGGCTGATCGCCCGGACCGTCAATGAGTATATGGGTGTCGTCGGCGGCAGTGATTTCATTATGAGCCGCAATTACGGTATATCCGAAGGGCGTGGTTTCGAAATCTCGCTTGCTTACAACAAGCGTTTCGATCCTGACTGGTCATTGTCGGTCAAGGCCGGTATGGTCTATTACAGCGCCAAGAATATGAAAATCGACGAACTGAATTACGGCCCTGGATTGGAGTATAACCAGAAGACGGACAAGAGCCTCTCCGCATTGTGGGGATACGTTGCCGACGGATTCTACACGCAGGAGGAGATAGACCGGATCAATGATCCCGCCGACAAGACACTTGCCAAACCCTCTTTCGGTACGGTGCGGGCCGGTGATCTGAAATATCGCGACTTGAACAGTGACGGCGTGATCAACGACCGCGACCAGAAGGTGATCGGTGATTCGCGCAGTACTTGTGATTACCGCTTCGCGCTGACGCTGCGCTGGCGCAATTTCTCGTTCTACGCCCAGATGCGTGCGCAAACCGGCGGTTCGCAGTTCCTTTCGGGCGATTACTACCGGGTCAGCGGCGAGATGAAATACCCCTCTTACTTGATGAAAGCACGTTGGGCCTACGATTCCGAACGCGGTATCGACACCCGTTCGACGGCGACTTATCCCCGGTTATCGACCACGGGCAACGTGCACAATTTCCAGAATTCGACCTTCTGGGTTTCGGCAACCGGTTTCTTCAAGATCCCTGTCGTGCAGTTGACCTATCACCTGAGCGAACGTGTCGCCCGCAAGATCGGCATGAAGAGCCCGAACGTCTATTTCCGGGCGAACAACTTGTTGACGCTCGCTCCTGAAAAGGAGAAACTGTTGTTGAATATCGGGGCCGAACCTGCCTACACCTGGTTCGCTCTGGGATTTAAGGCTAATTTTTAA